Below is a genomic region from Streptomyces ferrugineus.
GGGCGGCGAGCGGCGCCCAGGCGACGGCGGCCACGGCGAGCGCGGGCGTGGTGGTTCCGCTGCCGACGACCGCGGTGACGAGCAGGGCGACGAGCACCGGCGGCAGCGCGGTGACGGTGTCGACGAGCGGGCCGGACAGCCGGGGCAGCAGGCCGAGCGCCAGGCCGGTGAGGAGCGTGGCGCCGGTGATCGCCAGGGCGAGAAGGAGGGTGTCCAGGGCGCCGTGGCCCACGCGGGCGAGGACGTCCCTGCCGAGGGCGTCGGTGCCGAACGGGTGCGCCCAGGACGGGGCCGCGAGTCGCTCGGCGGTGTCGAGGGCGAGGGGGTCGCGGGGCAGCCCGAGGGCGACGACGGCGACGAGCAGGCCGCCGTATGCGAAGGGCGGGAACCTGCGGGCGGGTGGGGTCGGGCGGTGCAGGGACGGCAGGGCGCCGTCGCGCAGGGCGGGGCCGATGAGCAGGCGGGTGAGGAGGTGGGCCGCTCCGGCGGCGGCCGCGGCGAGCAGGACGAGGGCGAGGGTGCCGGCCTGGAGGACGGGCAGGTCCTGGGCGAGGGCGGCCTGGAGGGTGGTGCGGCCGAGGCCGGGGATGTCGAAGATCTGCTCGACGGTGACCGAACCGCCGGTCAGGCCGACGACGAACAGGCCGGTGTTGGGCAGCAGTCCGGGCAGGCAGCGGCGCAGGGCCTGGCGGGCGACCGTACGGCCGGGCAGTCCGCGTGCGGTGGCGGCCTGCGCCCAGGGCTCGGCGAAGGCGCCGGGCAGCAGGTCGTCGAGGAGCCGGCCGAGGACGGCACCGGCGGGCAGGCCGAGGGCGAGGGCGGGCAGGATCGTCCACCGGAAGCCGTACCAGCCGAGGGCGGGCAGCCAGCCGAGTTGCACGCCGACGACGGTGGCGAGGACGGATGCGGTGAGGAACTCGGGCAGTGCGGCGAGGACGGCGGAACCGCTGCCTGCCGCCCGTCGTCCGCCGAGCTGCCGCCGAGCCCCGAGCCACAGGGTGCGGGCGCAGATCAGCGCGGCGGTGACCACGGCGACCGCCAGGGCCACCGCCATCAGCAGCAGGGACACGCCGAGGGCCTGGAGCACGGCGGGCGTGACCTCGCCGCCGGAGAGCCAGGACCGTCCGGCGTCCCCGTGCCACAGCCCGCCCAGCCAGTCACCGAGCAGGGGGAAGGGGCCGGCGTCCAGGCCGAGTTGGGCCCGGATGTCCGCGAGTACCTCGGGGGTGGGGTCGCGGTCCGCCGAGCGGGCCTTGAGGACGGTGAGCGCCGGGTCGGTGTGCGACAGCCAGGGCAGCACGCCGATGGCGCACACCAGGGCGGCCGCGATCCCCGCACGCCACAGGAGCATGACTGCCTGGCGCCGCACGGGTCAGCGCCGGGTGCCGATGCCGACGAGGGTGCGCTCGTACGGGTCGAGGAGCGCGCCGCTGACGGAGGTGCCGACGCCGGTGATGACGCGCTGGTGGATCAGCGGTACGACGGCGTCGGTGCCCAGGACGCGGGCCTCGGCGGCCATCGACGCCTCCTGCCGCTCGCCGGTGTCGACCGCCTTCTCGGCCTTGGCGACGGCCCGGTCGACGTCCTTGTCGCACAGCTGGGCGATGTTGTAGCCGCCGTCGCAGGTGTAGTCGCTGGCCAGGACGGAGACGGGGTCGCCGGTGTCGACGAGGGTGTTGCGGGCGAGGACGAAGGCGTCGAACCTGCCGGCCAGCGCGTCGCTCTCCAGCCGCGAGTACTCGCGCACCTCCAGCGTGACGTCGAACCCGGCCTTGTCCAGCTGCTGCTTCAGCACCTGGGCGACCTCCGGCAGTTCGGGCCGGTTGTCGTAGGTGGCGAGCGTGATGCGGGTGCCCTTGGGCTTTCCGGGCTCGGCCCGCCCGACCGGCTCGCTCCGCCTGCCCTCGGCCCAGGTGACGGCGGGCCCGTAGATGCCGGCGCCGGCGTCGGCGTATCCCTCGTAGACGTCCTTGGCGAGCGTGGAGGTGTCCACGGCCTGCCGGGCGGCGGCGCGCAGCGCGGCGTCCTTGAAGGGGCCCTTGCCGGTGTTGAGCAGCAGGCTCGTGGTGCGGGTCGTGGCGGTCGCCTCGCGGGTGGCCTTGTCGAGGGTGGCGGCCTGGGCGACGGGGATCGCCTCGGCGAGGTCGACCTGGTCGGTGCGCAGGGCGCTCGCGCGGGCGATGCCGTCGGCGACGAACTTGACGTCGATGCCGGTGGCCTGGGCGCGGCCGCCCCAGTAGTCGTCGTAGCGGTCGAGGGTGGCGGCGGTGGCGCCCATCACCTTGGTGAGCTTGAACGGCCCGGTGGCGGTGCCGACCGGGTCGACCTCGCCCTTCGTGTCGTACGCCTTCGTGGAGAGGACGGCGAGGGCAGGGCTGGACAGCCGCAGTGGCAGGACGGGGTCGGGGTTCTCGGTGGTGATCCGTACGCCGGTGGCGCCGTCGGCCTTCGCGGTGAGGGTGACGCCGGAGAGGGCGGCCGGCGCCGGCTTGGCCTGTGTGGCGTGGGTGAGGGCGGCGGCGACCGCGGCCGGGGTGACCTCGGAGCCGTCCTGGAAGGTGGCCTCGCGCAGGGTGAACAGCCAGGTGCGGTCGTTCTCCTGGCGCCAGGAGGCGGCGAGGGCGGGGGTGGCGGCGCCGTTGGCGTCCAGCTCGGTCAGGCCCTCGGTGACGCCGAGGCGGGTGAGGGTGGTGGAGTCGGCGCCGTACGGAGAGAGGTTCTCGGCGGGCGGGAAGGCGAGGGCGACGCGCAGGCGGGAGCCGGCGTCGGTGCCGTCGGCGGAGTCGGTGCCGCCGGAGGCGAAGCAGCCGGCCAGCACCGGAGAGAGGAGGAGGGCGAGGAGCGGGCGGAGTCGGTGTCGGTGTCGGGGTCGCACGGGCTATCGCTCCATCGGTATCTCGAAGTGGACGACGCCGGAAGCGCCCTCCGGCTCTTCGCGTTCGTCGTGCACGACCTTGCCGCGCGAGCGCCAGAAGGCCTCGGCACCGGGCACGTTGGGGTCGGTGTGCAGATAGACGGCGCGGTAGCCGCCGTCCGCCGCCGCGAAGGACAGCAGTTCCTCGACCAGCCGCCCGGCGAGGCCCCGCCTGCGGTGCTCGGGGCGGACGTAGACGCGGCGCAGCTGCGCGGTCTCGCCGGAGGGGTAGCGCTCGGCGAGATGGCGCGGGTTCGGCGGGTGGGCCGGGCC
It encodes:
- a CDS encoding ABC transporter substrate-binding protein, yielding MRPRHRHRLRPLLALLLSPVLAGCFASGGTDSADGTDAGSRLRVALAFPPAENLSPYGADSTTLTRLGVTEGLTELDANGAATPALAASWRQENDRTWLFTLREATFQDGSEVTPAAVAAALTHATQAKPAPAALSGVTLTAKADGATGVRITTENPDPVLPLRLSSPALAVLSTKAYDTKGEVDPVGTATGPFKLTKVMGATAATLDRYDDYWGGRAQATGIDVKFVADGIARASALRTDQVDLAEAIPVAQAATLDKATREATATTRTTSLLLNTGKGPFKDAALRAAARQAVDTSTLAKDVYEGYADAGAGIYGPAVTWAEGRRSEPVGRAEPGKPKGTRITLATYDNRPELPEVAQVLKQQLDKAGFDVTLEVREYSRLESDALAGRFDAFVLARNTLVDTGDPVSVLASDYTCDGGYNIAQLCDKDVDRAVAKAEKAVDTGERQEASMAAEARVLGTDAVVPLIHQRVITGVGTSVSGALLDPYERTLVGIGTRR
- a CDS encoding GNAT family N-acetyltransferase, yielding MHDYSIRAASPDDLDGARAVMLDTVYRDFGTGYVPRWHADIIDPAAAYLVSPRHTLLVAIDPRDNGVVATAALDSRGPAHPPNPRHLAERYPSGETAQLRRVYVRPEHRRRGLAGRLVEELLSFAAADGGYRAVYLHTDPNVPGAEAFWRSRGKVVHDEREEPEGASGVVHFEIPMER
- a CDS encoding ABC transporter permease subunit, with the protein product MLLWRAGIAAALVCAIGVLPWLSHTDPALTVLKARSADRDPTPEVLADIRAQLGLDAGPFPLLGDWLGGLWHGDAGRSWLSGGEVTPAVLQALGVSLLLMAVALAVAVVTAALICARTLWLGARRQLGGRRAAGSGSAVLAALPEFLTASVLATVVGVQLGWLPALGWYGFRWTILPALALGLPAGAVLGRLLDDLLPGAFAEPWAQAATARGLPGRTVARQALRRCLPGLLPNTGLFVVGLTGGSVTVEQIFDIPGLGRTTLQAALAQDLPVLQAGTLALVLLAAAAAGAAHLLTRLLIGPALRDGALPSLHRPTPPARRFPPFAYGGLLVAVVALGLPRDPLALDTAERLAAPSWAHPFGTDALGRDVLARVGHGALDTLLLALAITGATLLTGLALGLLPRLSGPLVDTVTALPPVLVALLVTAVVGSGTTTPALAVAAVAWAPLAAHTSALLRQERAALHLTATRALGADRRYLLRHELLPAIVPPVTRHALLRLPGIALALASLAFLGLGAQPPAPEWGLLLAENQPYAERAPWAVLAPAAVLALLGALAVTAAGGTRRRESGPEPVTRAPEQQPDTRKVVATR